From Arctopsyche grandis isolate Sample6627 chromosome 12, ASM5162203v2, whole genome shotgun sequence, one genomic window encodes:
- the LOC143919805 gene encoding uncharacterized protein LOC143919805 isoform X2, with translation MDIRQSEVNHNFILNLSCPVESGAQAFTRLVKPPSLIPLHQKLLPQAPKPSEVIEISYDKDTPHNALISDFISNAILPIELGGKNAEVTILILCVSIHIGATLTPRAPNFQYFERPKYRYPYYDENGRGKLLYGYGGSELYQYKTYSPLEGIH, from the exons ATGGATATCCGTCAATCTGAG gtGAACcacaattttatattgaatttatctTGTCCTGTTGAATCTGGTGCCCAAGCGTTCACTAGATTGGTGAAACCTCCTTCGCTCATACCATTACATCAAAAATTGCTGCCTCAAGCTCCTAAACCTTCAGAAGTAATAGAAATTTCATATGATAAAGATACACCACATAATGCATTAATTTCCGATTTCATCAGCAATGCAATTCTACCCATAGAGCTCGGAGGAAAAAATGCAGAG gttactattttaattttatgtgtatCAATACACATCGGAGCTACCTTGACTCCGAGGGCtccaaattttcaatatttcgaaAG ACCAAAATATCGCTATCCATATTATGATGAAAACGGAAGAGGAAAACTGCTGTATGGATACGGAGGATCTGAATTGTATCAATACAAAACTTACTCGCCTTTAGAAGGAATTCATTAA
- the LOC143919805 gene encoding DNA repair protein XRCC2 isoform X1: MDIRQSEVNHNFILNLSCPVESGAQAFTRLVKPPSLIPLHQKLLPQAPKPSEVIEISYDKDTPHNALISDFISNAILPIELGGKNAEVVILHTDGQFNLETLIHCMKRKIKAVDPKYLCDVFIKRFIRNLHIVSIYDSQQMYVAIHALENVLAMNVNVSLVIIDSIVAFYWSDRMFGSGILKVTTYVLKILQMIKSVTKDHQTVIMYTKPNNTISKQAHISNIEENVDKSNLKINHKLCLRLSDEENGCFSLCVNSYGTINTHKLVFENYEIYLE; the protein is encoded by the exons ATGGATATCCGTCAATCTGAG gtGAACcacaattttatattgaatttatctTGTCCTGTTGAATCTGGTGCCCAAGCGTTCACTAGATTGGTGAAACCTCCTTCGCTCATACCATTACATCAAAAATTGCTGCCTCAAGCTCCTAAACCTTCAGAAGTAATAGAAATTTCATATGATAAAGATACACCACATAATGCATTAATTTCCGATTTCATCAGCAATGCAATTCTACCCATAGAGCTCGGAGGAAAAAATGCAGAGGTTGTGATATTGCATACAGACGGACAATTTAATTTAGAAACTTTAATTCATTGTATGAAGAGAAAGATTAAAGCCGTAGACCCAAAATACTTATGTGATGTATTTATAAAGCGTTTCATAAGAAATTTACACATTGTATCAATTTATGATTCTCAGCAAATGTACGTTGCAATACACGCATTAGAAAATGTATTGGCAATGAATGTTAATGTATCTTTAGTTATTATAGATTCTATTGTAGCTTTTTATTGGTCAGATAGAATGTTTGGATCTGGCATTTTAAAAGTAACTACATATGTtctaaaaattttacaaatgaTCAAAAGTGTGACAAAAGACCATCAGACCGTTATAATGTACACAAAACCAAATAATACTATTTCAAAGCAAGCGCATATTTCAAATATAGAAGAAAATGTAGACAAatctaatttgaaaataaaccaCAAACTCTGTTTAAGACTATCTGATGAAGAAAATGGTTGTTTTTCACTCTGTGTTAATAGTTATGGaacaataaatacacataaattagtatttgaaaattatgaaatttatttagaatGA